A genomic region of Leptospira terpstrae serovar Hualin str. LT 11-33 = ATCC 700639 contains the following coding sequences:
- a CDS encoding Ig-like domain-containing protein — MKLVRWNCIFLLIVLLFQCNSKLGSLEDWMGVLSGGDSPRVLMLSPTSDSTNVDPKTNISFAFSHPMSIQSCVTAFSLEPPVRGSFETSEITLKFSPKEELPSGGYIVRLTKQCEGKDGKDLDRVYNIPFRVGDKENPSPPDLTSVFVLTGTEEECLAGGIPVGIHLSDVSSACSGVPGPPPIQVQFTKPMNQTEVGLGLRIEPSISYRLEWESPTQFTILLDTVLLPETRYHIQFPAGLHSLDGEELTETIRLGFLVGRDGNDPEVIGFGLESQNCGLGIQELGSIAGSRWDSLTCFWSRGLPILSPNFYQFRGGDDGTGGSLSSQACADVNTDNFRIMFNQYMDTSSVIGATRLSKISPPSTNIRLSTWVWSHCQTVLPFGCRELTYSFAESEASCNGSLFGNISTGGDFNLSASATAPSFYPFYEFRLDAEAKSSSGKKMKSAFVIQVEAK; from the coding sequence ATGAAACTCGTTAGATGGAATTGTATATTCTTACTTATCGTTCTATTATTTCAATGCAATTCAAAATTAGGTTCTTTGGAAGATTGGATGGGAGTTTTGAGTGGTGGAGATTCTCCTCGGGTTCTAATGTTGAGTCCAACTTCTGATTCCACAAACGTAGATCCAAAGACAAATATATCTTTTGCCTTTAGCCATCCTATGTCCATCCAGTCTTGTGTTACTGCTTTTTCATTGGAACCACCAGTCAGAGGAAGTTTTGAAACCTCAGAGATCACTTTAAAATTTTCACCCAAAGAAGAACTACCTTCAGGTGGTTATATCGTTCGTCTCACAAAACAATGCGAAGGCAAAGATGGAAAAGATTTAGATCGGGTTTATAACATTCCCTTTCGGGTAGGAGATAAGGAAAATCCTTCTCCCCCAGACCTAACATCTGTTTTTGTTTTGACGGGAACAGAAGAAGAATGTTTGGCCGGAGGAATTCCTGTCGGCATACATTTAAGCGATGTTTCTTCTGCCTGTTCTGGTGTTCCAGGCCCCCCTCCCATCCAAGTCCAATTTACCAAACCTATGAACCAAACCGAAGTGGGACTTGGGTTACGTATCGAACCAAGTATTTCCTACCGTTTGGAATGGGAAAGCCCAACTCAATTCACAATTTTACTAGATACCGTTTTGTTGCCTGAAACAAGATACCACATTCAATTCCCCGCAGGTTTACACTCTTTGGATGGAGAGGAACTAACAGAGACAATTCGCTTAGGTTTTTTGGTGGGTAGGGATGGAAATGACCCGGAGGTGATTGGATTTGGATTAGAATCACAAAATTGTGGGTTGGGAATTCAGGAATTAGGTTCTATTGCCGGTTCTCGTTGGGATTCCCTAACTTGTTTTTGGAGTCGAGGGTTGCCCATTTTAAGTCCTAATTTTTACCAGTTTCGTGGTGGAGACGATGGCACTGGTGGGTCTTTAAGTTCACAAGCTTGTGCCGATGTGAATACAGATAATTTTCGAATTATGTTTAACCAATATATGGATACTTCTTCTGTGATTGGTGCAACAAGACTTTCAAAAATTTCTCCACCTTCAACAAACATTCGTTTGTCGACTTGGGTATGGAGCCATTGTCAAACTGTTTTACCATTTGGCTGTCGAGAACTAACCTATTCTTTTGCGGAAAGTGAGGCTAGTTGTAACGGTAGTTTGTTTGGGAATATTTCTACTGGAGGGGATTTTAACCTTTCCGCTTCAGCAACTGCTCCGAGTTTTTATCCATTTTATGAATTTCGATTGGATGCAGAGGCAAAATCAAGTTCGGGCAAAAAAATGAAATCAGCATTTGTCATTCAGGTGGAAGCAAAATGA